In Colwellia sp. PAMC 20917, a single genomic region encodes these proteins:
- the folB gene encoding dihydroneopterin aldolase: MDKVYIEGLSIQTTIGFFDWEKEIKQTLVIDLVMGWDTAKPAENDELAKTLDYADISVKIAEFANKNPVDLIETLAERLAKFLIETYQIPWLKLKVAKPNAVHNAITVGVEIERGSQSNNSNHG; the protein is encoded by the coding sequence CACCATAGGTTTTTTCGATTGGGAAAAAGAAATCAAACAAACCTTAGTGATTGATTTAGTTATGGGGTGGGATACCGCCAAACCGGCCGAAAATGATGAGCTAGCTAAAACACTCGATTATGCCGACATATCAGTAAAAATAGCTGAATTTGCTAATAAAAATCCCGTAGATTTAATTGAAACATTAGCAGAGCGTTTGGCTAAATTCTTAATTGAAACTTATCAGATCCCTTGGCTTAAATTAAAAGTAGCCAAGCCTAATGCGGTGCATAATGCCATCACAGTTGGCGTTGAAATTGAACGTGGTAGCCAATCAAATAACAGTAATCATGGGTAA